The Granulicella sp. 5B5 nucleotide sequence TGACCCAGGTGCCCGCCTCCCAGGCCGGCATCCTCCTCAACATGGAGCCCCTCATCGGCTCCCTGCTCGGCGTCTTCGTCCTGCACGAGCACCTCGGCGGCCTCGCCTGGCTCGGCGGTGCCCTCATCCTCACCGCCGCCGTCGTCCTCACCACCCGCCCCACCCGCACCGAACTTGCCGAGACCATCCTCGCCGAAACCTAGACAGCTTTTCCGCCGCAACCGACAATTCGCGTTGAATCCTCACGGAAAGCTGCTAGTATCCTCTCCGTGTTCCAGCCTCAGTAACACGCCCATCTAACCTGGAGACCACACACATGTTCAAAGCACGTTTTGTACTTCCCACCTTGGCAGCAGCCCTTCTCTGCTCTGCTGCCGCTCTTGCTCAGGCCCCCGCCGGCGCTCCCGCAGGCTCCACCGCCACCTGTAAAGATGGCACGTACTTCTCCGGCGCCACCAAGTCCGGTGCCTGCCGCGGCCACAAGGGTGTAGCTTCCTGGTACGGTCCTGCAGCAGCTCCCAAGGCAGCCAAGACCGTAGCTACTGCTCCCACCCCTGCGCCAGCGGCAGCCCCGGCTCCGGCAGTCAAGCCCGCCGCCAGGACGATGCCCTCGCCCTCAGCCACCGCAGCTGCCGGCGGCGGCCCTGGCATGGTCTGGGTCAACACCTCCAGCAAGGTCTACCACTGCCCCACCGACCGCTACTACGGCAAGACCAAGGCAGGCAAGTACCTCTCCGAGTCCGCTGCCCAGTCCGAAGGCGACAAGCCCGCCGCCGGCAAGAAGTGCTTCTA carries:
- a CDS encoding DUF3761 domain-containing protein — protein: MFKARFVLPTLAAALLCSAAALAQAPAGAPAGSTATCKDGTYFSGATKSGACRGHKGVASWYGPAAAPKAAKTVATAPTPAPAAAPAPAVKPAARTMPSPSATAAAGGGPGMVWVNTSSKVYHCPTDRYYGKTKAGKYLSESAAQSEGDKPAAGKKCF